A region of Catenibacterium mitsuokai DNA encodes the following proteins:
- a CDS encoding diacylglycerol/lipid kinase family protein yields MKCLFIINPSSGTHAFQKSIDKFIGQLILHTNVNTIDTYFTRGKNDGLERAARLTRNEYDFIVAVGGDGTINEIITGLIKSESKIPLAILAAGTVNDFATYLNLPNTPEAFRDMIARFKTKKIDAGYVDNHCFANVLSGGMFSDIGFLVTKEEKKKFGPLAYYINGLKMLPEQLGLSLHLKVKADEIEFEEDAALFMITNSSHVGGFSGVTPYASTSDGKLDLIIIKKGNVAELLNVFMDYKRNLHPQNPMIHYVQAKDITISCDEDIVYDIDGEKGQTFPVHVECLRHAFSLIIPDQDEN; encoded by the coding sequence TCTATTGACAAGTTTATTGGTCAGTTAATACTTCATACTAACGTGAATACAATTGATACTTACTTCACAAGAGGCAAGAATGATGGATTAGAACGTGCAGCAAGATTAACTAGAAATGAATATGACTTTATTGTAGCCGTAGGTGGAGATGGTACAATTAACGAAATCATTACAGGACTTATTAAGAGTGAATCTAAGATTCCTCTTGCAATCTTAGCAGCAGGCACTGTGAATGACTTTGCAACTTATCTAAATCTTCCTAATACTCCAGAAGCATTCCGTGATATGATTGCCCGTTTCAAGACAAAGAAGATTGATGCAGGTTATGTAGATAATCATTGTTTTGCGAATGTATTAAGTGGTGGTATGTTTAGTGATATTGGATTCCTTGTCACTAAAGAGGAAAAGAAAAAGTTTGGTCCTCTTGCCTACTATATTAATGGATTGAAGATGTTACCTGAACAGTTAGGCTTATCACTTCATCTTAAAGTAAAAGCAGATGAAATAGAGTTTGAAGAAGATGCCGCATTATTCATGATTACGAATAGTTCTCATGTTGGAGGATTTTCAGGAGTGACTCCTTATGCTTCTACAAGTGATGGCAAGTTAGATCTTATTATTATTAAAAAAGGCAATGTCGCTGAACTACTTAATGTCTTCATGGATTATAAGCGTAATCTTCATCCACAGAATCCTATGATTCATTATGTCCAGGCAAAGGATATCACAATCAGTTGTGATGAGGATATTGTCTATGATATTGATGGTGAAAAGGGACAGACTTTCCCTGTTCATGTTGAATGTTTAAGACATGCTTTTTCACTCATTATTCCAGATCAGGATGAAAACTAA
- a CDS encoding VanZ family protein: MKKTLSFKSCIIVFYLLVFIAFIIEKRPILSSSTPYFSRIANATNLVPFYYNPNTNYQALQMNVIVKIFLVMPVALYYVIKKDCTLGQLITFILGASFIFEVAKLLSLRGYFDVTDFFYYMAGAALAYYIYRSIKFFTKK, translated from the coding sequence ATGAAAAAGACCCTATCGTTTAAATCATGCATTATCGTATTCTACTTACTTGTATTTATCGCATTTATAATAGAGAAAAGACCTATTCTAAGTAGCAGCACACCTTATTTCTCTAGAATAGCCAATGCGACTAATCTAGTTCCATTCTATTATAATCCTAATACTAACTATCAGGCGTTACAGATGAATGTGATTGTGAAGATATTCTTAGTGATGCCAGTCGCATTGTATTATGTGATCAAGAAGGATTGTACATTAGGACAGTTAATCACATTTATTCTAGGTGCTAGCTTTATTTTCGAAGTAGCGAAATTACTTTCATTAAGAGGCTATTTTGATGTCACTGATTTCTTCTATTATATGGCAGGTGCCGCACTCGCTTACTATATCTATAGAAGTATCAAGTTCTTTACAAAAAAATAA
- a CDS encoding transcriptional regulator, translating to MENVMNNTSKVFESHIRIQMIASLSIEDLTYKQMKEILGCTDGNMTTHTKKLIQEGFMEVRKEFVNNRPQTTYHLTDGGRTQFEEYVALLNKLVEEGKNAQKV from the coding sequence ATGGAAAACGTTATGAACAATACATCAAAGGTATTTGAATCGCACATAAGAATTCAAATGATTGCCAGTTTAAGTATTGAAGATCTCACTTATAAACAGATGAAAGAGATTCTAGGTTGTACAGACGGGAATATGACAACACATACTAAAAAGCTTATTCAAGAAGGATTTATGGAAGTGAGAAAGGAATTTGTAAATAACAGACCACAGACAACTTATCATTTGACTGATGGAGGTAGAACACAGTTTGAAGAGTATGTGGCTTTATTGAATAAATTAGTGGAAGAGGGAAAAAATGCACAGAAAGTCTGA
- the ltrA gene encoding group II intron reverse transcriptase/maturase, giving the protein MRLIDEILSDSNIDRAILQVKRNKGVSGIDKMTVDELDEYFYKYRREIRYSILNKKYKPQSVKRVYIPKPNGKKRPLGIPTVVDRVIQQAVAQILMKKLDSSFSEFSYGFRPRKSAQMAVLKTLEYINEGYDWVIDLDIEAYFDTVNHDKLISILREKHVNDSTTLHLIRKFMQAGIMEDGLVKPSRIGVPQGGPLSPILSNVYLDKFDKELEYRGLRFVRYADDCNIFVKSEMSANRVMKSVTSWLERKLFLKVSATKTKVVRPPESKFLGFTYLQRNGEWKCKPSNQSKMKIYDKCRRELIRRIGIARPLAVTFKRINQIVVGWINYYRIGVMKYFIDVFGQWLRHKIRVIILKQWKRPKTIYKNLYKMNRLFSCQFSDEQIFSVANSRRGLYSQACGHVINNIISPKFLGKRIGDRPGLINPLNYYLS; this is encoded by the coding sequence ATGAGATTAATTGATGAAATACTTAGTGATTCTAACATCGACAGGGCTATTCTACAGGTCAAGAGAAACAAAGGTGTATCTGGAATCGACAAGATGACAGTAGATGAACTTGATGAATATTTCTATAAGTATAGAAGAGAGATTAGATACTCTATACTTAATAAGAAGTATAAGCCCCAATCAGTCAAGAGAGTCTATATCCCAAAGCCTAATGGCAAGAAAAGACCATTAGGTATACCTACAGTAGTGGATAGAGTTATTCAACAGGCTGTTGCACAGATATTGATGAAGAAATTAGATTCTTCATTCAGTGAATTCAGTTATGGATTCAGACCAAGAAAAAGTGCACAGATGGCTGTATTAAAGACTCTAGAATACATCAATGAAGGTTATGACTGGGTTATAGACTTAGATATTGAAGCATACTTTGACACTGTAAATCATGATAAATTAATCTCAATACTTAGAGAAAAGCACGTGAATGACTCAACAACATTACATCTTATTCGCAAATTCATGCAGGCAGGGATTATGGAAGATGGTTTAGTAAAACCTTCGAGAATCGGTGTGCCTCAGGGAGGTCCACTCTCACCAATCCTTTCTAACGTTTATTTAGATAAGTTTGACAAGGAACTGGAATATAGAGGACTACGCTTTGTTAGATATGCAGATGACTGCAATATCTTCGTTAAGAGCGAGATGAGTGCAAATAGAGTAATGAAGTCAGTCACTTCATGGCTAGAGAGAAAACTATTTCTTAAAGTCAGCGCTACTAAAACCAAAGTGGTCAGACCACCCGAAAGCAAGTTTCTAGGATTCACCTACCTCCAAAGGAATGGTGAATGGAAATGCAAGCCTTCCAATCAGAGCAAGATGAAAATCTACGATAAATGTAGAAGAGAACTTATAAGAAGGATAGGAATTGCACGCCCTCTTGCAGTTACATTCAAGAGAATCAATCAGATTGTAGTGGGGTGGATTAACTATTATCGAATAGGCGTGATGAAATACTTCATTGACGTCTTTGGTCAATGGCTTCGCCATAAAATCAGAGTAATCATTTTGAAACAGTGGAAAAGACCTAAAACGATTTATAAAAACTTATACAAAATGAATAGGCTATTTTCTTGCCAATTTTCTGATGAACAAATCTTTTCGGTGGCAAACTCTAGACGCGGACTTTATAGCCAGGCCTGTGGTCATGTAATTAATAATATTATTAGTCCCAAATTCTTGGGTAAAAGAATAGGAGATAGACCTGGTCTGATCAATCCCCTTAATTACTATCTAAGTTAG
- a CDS encoding MATE family efflux transporter: MKQRFIKYICFSILGEMAISFYILADTFFIAQGIGDKGLTALNLAIPVFNFIYGIGLMLGIGSGIRLSILKIDHKHDEINQVFNHTVLLGLVIGALFMITGVLYSPSLARMLGANDAVLKDTVTYLRTIMIFTPAFIFNNALNALVRNDNNPALATTAMIVASFMNVVLDYVFIFLCHMGMFGAVFATCLAPLIGLSILSLHFIKKKNTFHPVQLRFQFSIIRRIIKLGFPSMLIEISSGLVVLLFNTLILKITGNIGVATYGVVCNIWLVCIAIFNGLAHGMQPLTSESYGSHDTKNLIMLRRMTLTISLLLSSIIYLTVFTNASMITSLFNKTNNAMLYQLAVEGFKIMFTGLFFAGVNIVLTTYFTSIESAKIASTLILLRGVVLIVPASIVLSQLGMKGIWASLPLSEIITTCVGLTYLKIG; encoded by the coding sequence ATGAAACAAAGATTTATTAAATATATATGTTTCAGCATATTGGGAGAAATGGCTATATCGTTTTATATACTTGCAGATACATTCTTTATTGCCCAGGGAATAGGGGATAAAGGACTCACTGCATTAAATCTTGCAATACCTGTATTTAATTTTATTTATGGGATAGGACTCATGTTAGGAATAGGATCTGGCATTAGATTATCTATTTTGAAAATAGATCACAAGCATGATGAAATCAATCAGGTATTTAATCACACAGTGCTTTTAGGACTTGTAATAGGCGCACTTTTCATGATTACAGGAGTATTATATAGTCCTTCTCTTGCAAGAATGCTAGGAGCCAATGATGCCGTATTAAAAGATACAGTGACTTATCTCAGAACTATTATGATATTTACACCTGCCTTTATCTTCAATAATGCACTCAATGCATTAGTAAGAAACGATAACAATCCAGCTCTCGCTACAACAGCTATGATTGTCGCTTCATTTATGAATGTCGTACTTGATTATGTATTTATATTCTTATGTCATATGGGAATGTTTGGTGCTGTTTTTGCGACTTGTCTCGCACCTCTGATTGGATTAAGTATTCTCTCTTTACATTTCATTAAAAAGAAGAATACATTCCATCCTGTTCAGCTTCGTTTTCAGTTCTCTATTATAAGAAGAATTATTAAATTGGGATTTCCTTCTATGTTGATAGAGATTTCAAGTGGTTTAGTAGTACTTCTTTTTAATACACTTATATTAAAGATTACAGGTAATATAGGTGTTGCTACTTATGGTGTTGTATGTAATATATGGCTTGTATGTATTGCGATATTTAATGGTCTTGCACATGGTATGCAGCCTCTTACTAGTGAATCCTATGGTTCTCATGATACAAAGAATCTTATTATGTTAAGAAGAATGACTCTTACTATTTCGTTGTTGTTATCTTCAATCATCTACTTAACAGTATTTACAAATGCCTCTATGATTACCTCTCTCTTTAATAAGACAAACAATGCAATGTTATACCAATTAGCTGTAGAAGGCTTTAAAATCATGTTTACAGGCTTATTCTTTGCAGGGGTAAACATTGTCTTAACTACATACTTTACTTCAATAGAGAGTGCTAAAATAGCCTCTACACTTATTCTATTACGTGGTGTAGTGCTTATCGTGCCTGCATCTATCGTTCTTTCACAGCTAGGTATGAAAGGAATCTGGGCTTCATTACCACTATCTGAAATAATTACTACGTGTGTAGGACTTACATATCTCAAAATAGGGTAG
- a CDS encoding IS110 family RNA-guided transposase translates to MKIVRPICCGMDVHKNIIVATIGITNKKTRITEYIQETFSTLNPDLLNLKQWLINHKCFDACMESTGKYWIPIFNILEDEINIYLTHPKYVKAIKGKKTDKKDSKWICDLFKHDLIKFSFIPPKEIRALREISRYRYKLVGMRSSERNRYQNCMTVSNIGIGSVFSDPFGKSAQAIMKEVLESDIIEDEKILKCIHRSCKNKDKILDSIKHCNIETDQRFKMNESMTHMEELQVHINNCEIEMMKRAAPMFDQFMHITQLPGISTLSAILIISEIGVDMKQFESDKQLTCWAGLAPANNESANKKKSVRISKAGQYLKPLLVQCALGAIKDKDGYFGIKYSRIKKRRGHKKAIIAIARMMLVSIYHMILTGETFNPSDYESFKNPKPPIKQQVLTEESAIEFLKKSGFDVSKLTKP, encoded by the coding sequence ATGAAGATTGTTAGACCAATCTGCTGTGGCATGGATGTTCACAAGAATATCATTGTGGCTACAATCGGTATTACTAATAAGAAAACTCGTATTACCGAATACATCCAAGAAACGTTTTCAACTTTAAACCCTGATTTACTGAATCTTAAACAGTGGCTCATTAATCACAAATGCTTTGATGCATGCATGGAATCTACTGGCAAATATTGGATTCCAATTTTTAACATCTTAGAAGATGAAATCAATATTTACTTAACTCATCCAAAATATGTCAAAGCAATTAAAGGGAAGAAAACTGACAAGAAAGATTCAAAATGGATCTGTGACTTATTTAAACATGATCTAATCAAATTTTCTTTCATACCGCCCAAAGAAATAAGAGCTTTACGAGAAATATCTCGCTATCGCTATAAATTGGTTGGAATGCGTTCCTCTGAACGTAATCGATATCAGAACTGTATGACAGTTTCCAATATCGGTATTGGTTCTGTATTTTCAGATCCGTTTGGAAAGTCTGCACAAGCAATCATGAAAGAAGTACTTGAGTCAGATATCATTGAAGATGAGAAAATTTTGAAATGTATCCATAGATCGTGTAAAAATAAAGATAAGATTCTAGATTCCATTAAACACTGCAATATCGAAACTGATCAGAGGTTTAAAATGAATGAATCAATGACTCATATGGAAGAATTACAAGTCCATATTAATAACTGTGAAATCGAAATGATGAAACGTGCAGCACCAATGTTCGATCAATTCATGCACATCACCCAACTACCAGGCATCAGCACTTTATCTGCAATTCTCATTATTTCAGAAATCGGAGTAGATATGAAACAATTCGAATCAGATAAACAGCTAACCTGTTGGGCTGGATTAGCACCTGCAAACAACGAAAGTGCTAACAAGAAAAAATCAGTTCGTATTTCTAAAGCAGGTCAATATTTAAAACCTTTATTAGTTCAGTGCGCTCTTGGAGCAATCAAAGATAAGGATGGCTATTTTGGAATTAAGTATTCTCGTATCAAAAAGAGACGAGGTCACAAGAAAGCCATTATCGCAATTGCAAGAATGATGCTTGTCAGTATATACCATATGATTCTTACTGGAGAGACATTTAATCCTTCAGATTATGAATCATTTAAAAATCCTAAGCCACCTATAAAGCAACAAGTTTTAACAGAAGAATCAGCAATTGAGTTTCTTAAGAAATCAGGTTTTGACGTTTCTAAATTAACTAAACCATAA
- a CDS encoding L-serine ammonia-lyase, iron-sulfur-dependent, subunit alpha — translation MQSLRELYKIGIGPSSSHTYGPMKIAERIKSLYPDMEKVHVDLYGSLSLTGKGHLTDKIMQQTFAPIPCDFSFKSGELPYHPNGMLVTVYCGGEALKPIEAYSIGGGEIYFKGDLEEEKVEIYPHHTMREVIDYCENEGLSLYDYVLRFEDENFKEYLFEVLEAMFTCVENGLHTQGILQGSLQLKRVAGSMYQQALNTHHEMAQERLFIASYAYAVSEENADGHMIVTAPTCGASGVLPAILYYAHHQMGLKKRDLVKALAIGGLYGNTVKYNATIAGADGGCQAEVGTACAMASASMAWINELNNSLIDYAAEMGLEHNLGLTCDPVGGYVQIPCIERNALAALRAYDAAMLAGQLGYVRKNKVPFDTVVRVMKETGKDLNVAYKETSLGGLAKELK, via the coding sequence ATGCAGTCACTTAGAGAACTTTATAAGATAGGAATTGGTCCTTCCTCATCTCATACTTATGGACCGATGAAGATTGCTGAAAGAATCAAATCACTTTATCCAGATATGGAAAAGGTACATGTTGATCTGTATGGTTCTTTATCTTTAACTGGTAAAGGACATTTAACAGATAAAATCATGCAGCAGACATTTGCCCCTATACCATGTGATTTTTCTTTTAAAAGCGGTGAATTACCTTACCATCCTAATGGGATGTTAGTCACAGTATATTGTGGTGGAGAGGCATTAAAACCTATTGAAGCGTATTCTATTGGCGGAGGAGAAATTTACTTTAAGGGAGACTTAGAAGAGGAAAAGGTAGAAATCTATCCTCATCATACAATGCGTGAAGTCATTGATTATTGTGAAAATGAAGGATTATCACTTTATGATTATGTCTTACGTTTTGAAGATGAAAACTTTAAAGAATATTTATTTGAAGTTCTTGAAGCAATGTTTACCTGCGTAGAAAACGGGTTACATACACAGGGTATCTTACAGGGCAGTCTACAATTAAAAAGAGTAGCCGGTTCTATGTATCAACAGGCTTTAAATACACATCATGAAATGGCTCAGGAACGTTTATTTATTGCCAGTTATGCTTATGCAGTTTCTGAAGAGAATGCAGATGGTCATATGATTGTCACTGCACCAACATGTGGTGCAAGTGGTGTACTACCAGCTATTCTCTATTATGCACATCATCAGATGGGCTTAAAAAAGAGAGACTTAGTCAAAGCACTTGCAATTGGTGGATTATATGGTAATACAGTTAAATATAATGCGACTATTGCAGGTGCAGATGGAGGATGTCAGGCAGAAGTAGGAACAGCTTGTGCAATGGCAAGTGCCTCTATGGCCTGGATCAATGAGTTAAATAATAGTCTCATTGATTATGCCGCAGAAATGGGATTAGAACATAACTTAGGTCTTACATGTGACCCAGTAGGTGGCTATGTACAGATTCCTTGTATTGAAAGAAACGCCTTGGCTGCATTACGTGCTTATGATGCAGCGATGCTTGCAGGGCAGTTAGGTTATGTACGTAAGAATAAAGTACCTTTCGATACAGTTGTAAGAGTTATGAAGGAAACAGGCAAAGACTTGAATGTTGCTTATAAAGAAACATCTCTAGGAGGTCTCGCAAAAGAATTGAAATAG
- a CDS encoding ROK family protein translates to MKLGTIEGGGTKFVVGVGDENGNIFERESFPTTTPEETMKKTIEFFKDKGVEAIGFGSFGPIDPDKTSPTYGNVTTTPKPGWSNHNVVKDLEEAFPGVPVGFDTDVNSACLGEVEFGAAKGLNSALYLTIGTGVGGGAVVEGNLVHGLLHPEMGHMKLITRPEDTYKGKCPYHGTCFEGLAAGPAIEERWGKSAKELPADHPAWDLEAYYIAQALCIYILTISPKKIILGGGVMHQKQLFPMIHKYVQEMLNGYVAKEEITTDKIKDYIVYPGLADNAGFCGGLALAKQALKNK, encoded by the coding sequence ATGAAATTAGGTACTATTGAAGGTGGAGGAACAAAGTTCGTTGTTGGTGTTGGTGATGAGAATGGTAACATCTTTGAAAGAGAATCTTTCCCAACTACAACACCAGAAGAAACAATGAAGAAAACAATTGAATTCTTCAAGGATAAGGGTGTAGAAGCAATTGGTTTTGGATCATTTGGCCCAATTGACCCAGATAAGACAAGCCCTACTTATGGAAATGTCACTACGACTCCTAAACCAGGATGGTCTAATCATAATGTCGTAAAGGATTTAGAAGAAGCATTCCCTGGTGTTCCTGTAGGATTTGATACTGATGTAAACAGTGCATGTTTAGGTGAAGTAGAATTCGGTGCTGCTAAGGGATTAAACAGCGCATTATATTTGACTATTGGTACAGGTGTAGGTGGAGGTGCTGTTGTAGAAGGTAATCTTGTACACGGCTTATTACATCCAGAAATGGGTCATATGAAATTGATTACTCGCCCAGAAGATACTTATAAGGGTAAATGCCCATATCATGGAACATGTTTTGAAGGTTTAGCAGCTGGACCAGCTATTGAAGAACGCTGGGGTAAGAGCGCTAAAGAATTACCTGCTGATCATCCAGCATGGGATCTAGAAGCTTATTATATTGCTCAGGCTTTATGTATTTATATTCTTACAATCTCACCTAAGAAGATTATTTTAGGTGGAGGTGTTATGCACCAGAAACAGTTATTCCCAATGATTCATAAATACGTTCAGGAAATGTTGAACGGTTATGTTGCGAAAGAAGAAATTACAACAGATAAGATCAAGGATTATATTGTTTATCCAGGACTTGCAGATAATGCAGGATTTTGTGGTGGATTAGCACTTGCTAAACAGGCTTTAAAGAATAAATAA
- the pflA gene encoding pyruvate formate-lyase-activating protein: MNARVHSIETFGLVDGPGVRFILFLHGCPFRCQFCHNPDTWASQKFEEWTPQQALDRALRFEPYWGKDGGITVSGGEPLVQIDFLLEFFKLAKAAGINTCIDTSGACFTREEPFFSKFEELMKYTDLLMVDIKEINDERHQVLTGASNKRVLDMIQYLNDINKSIWIRHVLVPERSDFDEDLHALADYIDTLSNVKKVEVLPYHTLGTYKWKELNLEYQLEGIDPPTNERVENANKILHTDKYK; this comes from the coding sequence ATGAATGCACGTGTACATTCTATAGAAACATTTGGTCTTGTAGATGGGCCAGGTGTACGATTTATCTTATTTCTACATGGATGTCCTTTTAGATGTCAATTCTGCCATAACCCAGATACATGGGCAAGTCAGAAGTTTGAAGAATGGACACCACAGCAGGCCTTAGACCGTGCCCTACGTTTTGAACCTTATTGGGGTAAAGATGGTGGAATTACTGTATCTGGGGGAGAACCGCTTGTACAGATTGACTTCCTATTGGAATTTTTCAAGCTTGCTAAAGCAGCAGGAATCAATACATGTATTGATACAAGTGGTGCATGCTTTACAAGAGAAGAACCTTTCTTCTCTAAGTTTGAAGAACTTATGAAATATACAGATCTACTTATGGTAGACATAAAAGAAATCAATGATGAAAGACATCAGGTGTTAACAGGTGCTTCAAATAAGCGTGTTCTTGATATGATTCAATATTTGAATGATATCAATAAATCTATCTGGATCAGACATGTCTTAGTCCCTGAAAGAAGTGACTTTGATGAAGATCTTCATGCATTGGCTGATTATATTGATACTTTAAGTAACGTTAAAAAGGTAGAAGTTCTTCCTTATCATACTCTTGGTACTTACAAGTGGAAGGAACTTAACTTAGAATATCAGCTAGAAGGAATTGATCCACCTACAAATGAACGTGTAGAAAACGCAAATAAGATTCTACATACAGATAAATATAAATAA
- the pflB gene encoding formate C-acetyltransferase, with the protein MDTNRFADAWAGFKGRLWKEEVNTRDFIQNNYKPYDGDESFLAEPTEATNKLWGRLQELQAEERAKGGVLDMETEVVSGLTAYGPGYIDESMKDLETVVGLQTDKPLKRAFMPYGGIRMAEQACETYGYTPSPELHKIFTEYHKTHNQGVFDVYTPEIMKARHNKIITGLPDTYGRGRIVGDYRRVALYGIDALIEWKKEDFANCGSGSMTEDVIRKREEIAEQVRALNNMKKMAEVYGYDISKPATNAREAFQWLYFGYLAAIKTQNGAAMSVGRISTFLDIYIERDLANGTLTESEAQELVDHIVMKFRMVKFARIPSYNALFSGDPVWATLEVAGLGTDGRSMVTKNDYRFLHTLEDMGPSPEPNLTVLYTEALPENFKKYAAKISIDTSSIQYENDDVMRPVWGDDYSICCCVSATQTGKEMQFFGARANLAKCLTYAINGGVDEKTKQQVGPEYRGITSEYLDYDEVIKKYDNMMGWLADLYVNTLNLIQYMHDKYYYEAAEMALIDTDVRRTFATGIAGFSHVVDSLSAIKYAKVKTIRDEDGIVVDYEVEGDFPRYGNDDDRADNIAVWLLHTFLEKIKQHHTYRNSEPTTSILTITSNVVYGKATGSLPDGRKAGEPLSPGANPAYGAEKNGLLASLNSVAKLPYEWALDGISNTQTIAPSALGHDEAERADKLVTVMDGYFRQGAHHLNVNVFGKEKLIDAMEHPEKPEYANFTIRVSGYAVKFIDLNREQQLDVIARTCHDHM; encoded by the coding sequence ATGGATACAAATCGTTTTGCTGATGCGTGGGCTGGATTCAAAGGCCGTTTATGGAAAGAAGAAGTAAATACTAGAGACTTCATTCAGAATAACTACAAACCATATGATGGCGATGAATCATTCTTAGCTGAACCTACAGAAGCAACTAATAAATTATGGGGCAGATTACAGGAACTTCAGGCAGAAGAAAGAGCTAAAGGCGGAGTTCTTGATATGGAAACTGAAGTAGTTTCTGGTTTAACTGCTTATGGACCTGGTTATATTGATGAAAGCATGAAGGACTTAGAAACTGTTGTTGGTTTACAGACAGATAAGCCTTTAAAGAGAGCATTCATGCCTTATGGTGGTATCCGTATGGCTGAACAGGCTTGCGAAACTTATGGTTACACACCAAGCCCAGAATTACACAAGATCTTTACTGAATATCATAAGACTCATAACCAGGGTGTATTTGATGTTTACACTCCTGAAATTATGAAAGCACGTCATAATAAAATCATCACTGGTCTTCCAGATACTTATGGTCGTGGACGTATTGTTGGTGACTACAGAAGAGTTGCTTTATACGGTATCGATGCATTAATCGAATGGAAGAAAGAAGACTTTGCTAACTGCGGTAGCGGATCAATGACTGAAGACGTCATCAGAAAGAGAGAAGAAATTGCTGAACAGGTAAGAGCTCTTAACAATATGAAGAAGATGGCTGAAGTTTATGGTTATGATATTTCTAAACCAGCTACTAACGCTCGTGAAGCATTCCAGTGGTTATACTTTGGTTATTTAGCAGCTATCAAGACTCAGAATGGTGCAGCTATGTCAGTTGGACGTATCTCTACATTCCTTGATATCTATATTGAAAGAGATTTAGCTAACGGTACATTAACTGAAAGCGAAGCTCAGGAATTAGTTGACCATATCGTTATGAAATTCCGTATGGTTAAGTTCGCACGTATCCCATCATACAATGCATTATTCTCTGGTGACCCAGTATGGGCTACTCTTGAAGTTGCAGGTTTAGGTACTGACGGACGTTCAATGGTTACAAAGAATGACTACCGTTTCTTACATACATTAGAAGATATGGGTCCTTCTCCAGAACCAAACTTAACAGTTCTATATACAGAAGCATTACCAGAAAACTTCAAGAAGTATGCTGCTAAGATCTCTATCGATACTTCATCAATTCAGTATGAAAACGATGACGTTATGAGACCTGTATGGGGCGATGACTATTCAATCTGCTGCTGTGTATCAGCTACTCAGACTGGTAAAGAAATGCAGTTCTTCGGTGCGAGAGCTAACTTAGCTAAGTGCTTAACTTACGCTATCAATGGTGGTGTTGATGAAAAGACTAAACAGCAGGTAGGTCCTGAATACAGAGGAATTACTTCTGAATATCTTGATTATGATGAAGTTATCAAGAAATATGACAACATGATGGGCTGGTTAGCAGATTTATATGTAAATACATTAAACTTAATCCAGTACATGCATGATAAATACTATTATGAAGCTGCAGAAATGGCATTAATCGATACTGATGTTCGTAGAACATTCGCTACTGGTATTGCTGGTTTCTCACATGTAGTAGACTCATTAAGCGCAATCAAATATGCTAAGGTTAAGACTATCAGAGATGAAGATGGTATCGTAGTTGATTATGAAGTTGAAGGTGACTTCCCTCGTTATGGTAACGATGATGACAGAGCTGACAACATCGCAGTTTGGTTATTACATACATTCTTAGAAAAGATTAAACAGCATCATACATATAGAAATTCTGAACCAACTACTTCTATCTTAACAATCACTTCTAACGTAGTTTATGGTAAGGCTACAGGTTCATTACCTGATGGACGTAAAGCTGGTGAACCATTATCTCCAGGTGCTAACCCAGCATATGGTGCAGAAAAGAACGGTTTACTTGCTTCATTAAACTCAGTTGCTAAGTTACCTTACGAATGGGCATTAGATGGTATCTCAAATACTCAGACAATCGCTCCAAGTGCTTTAGGTCATGACGAAGCTGAAAGAGCTGATAAGTTAGTAACAGTTATGGATGGTTACTTCAGACAGGGTGCTCATCACTTAAATGTTAACGTATTCGGTAAAGAAAAGTTAATCGATGCTATGGAACATCCAGAAAAGCCAGAATATGCAAACTTCACAATCCGTGTATCTGGTTATGCAGTTAAGTTCATTGACTTAAATAGAGAACAGCAGTTAGACGTAATTGCTAGAACTTGTCACGATCATATGTAA